Proteins from a single region of Chryseomicrobium sp. FSL W7-1435:
- the mutY gene encoding A/G-specific adenine glycosylase, whose amino-acid sequence MNDFKGESIRKQLLQWYEEEKRDLPWRHSRDPYHIWISEVMLQQTRVDTVIPYYNRFTEAFPTMHDLAQAEEGELLKLWEGLGYYSRARNLQQGVREVLENYQATVPRTREEISSIRGIGPYTAGAILSIAYGVPEHAVDGNVMRVLSRLYAIDEDIAQPKTKKTFEHLVMAIIDHDDPSSFNQGLMELGAVICTPQKPKCLLCPVREQCSAFDQGLTNSLPIKTKKTKVKKVAYNGYMLQRADGKWLVEQRGEGLLAKMWQYPLIDSEQTNWTDEYGITWMEITNIGDVTHIFSHLKWEVNVFIGKVEIDTGKAYQGEWVTSEELDKLPLPVPIQKMRTLQSASN is encoded by the coding sequence ATGAATGATTTTAAAGGCGAATCAATTCGCAAACAGTTACTACAGTGGTACGAAGAGGAAAAAAGAGATTTGCCTTGGCGCCACTCCAGGGACCCTTACCATATTTGGATTTCAGAGGTAATGCTACAACAAACGCGCGTTGATACAGTTATACCCTACTACAATCGGTTTACTGAAGCTTTTCCAACGATGCATGACTTGGCACAAGCGGAAGAAGGAGAACTACTTAAACTGTGGGAAGGCCTTGGCTATTACTCGCGCGCTAGAAATCTGCAGCAAGGTGTTCGAGAAGTACTTGAAAACTACCAAGCAACTGTTCCTAGAACACGAGAAGAAATCAGTTCAATTCGAGGAATTGGACCCTACACGGCAGGCGCTATCTTAAGTATTGCCTACGGTGTGCCAGAGCATGCAGTGGACGGCAATGTCATGCGAGTACTTAGTCGACTTTATGCTATAGATGAAGATATCGCCCAACCAAAGACGAAAAAGACGTTTGAACATCTTGTGATGGCAATTATCGATCACGACGATCCTTCTTCGTTCAATCAAGGACTTATGGAACTAGGAGCAGTTATTTGTACGCCTCAAAAACCTAAATGTTTACTTTGTCCCGTCAGAGAACAATGTAGTGCATTTGATCAAGGGCTGACGAATTCTCTTCCTATTAAAACGAAAAAGACGAAAGTGAAAAAAGTTGCGTACAACGGGTATATGCTGCAACGCGCTGACGGAAAGTGGTTAGTCGAGCAGAGGGGGGAAGGATTGCTAGCCAAGATGTGGCAGTATCCTCTAATTGATTCTGAACAAACAAATTGGACGGATGAATATGGCATCACCTGGATGGAAATCACTAACATTGGCGACGTGACCCATATCTTCAGCCATTTAAAGTGGGAAGTGAATGTATTTATAGGCAAAGTTGAGATAGACACTGGCAAGGCTTATCAAGGGGAATGGGTGACTAGTGAGGAATTAGATAAGCTACCACTACCGGTTCCTATTCAAAAAATGAGAACATTACAAAGCGCTTCCAATTAA
- a CDS encoding ABC transporter permease: MVNYIGRRLLQLIPVLLGMTFVVFMIIRAIPGDPAQVILGQLASKEAVEALRAKLGLDNPWYIQYFEYLGGLFQGNLGESLRTSQPVADEVWPYLAATFELAFFAILIAVIIGVNAGIISAWFQNSWFDYTAMVLALVGVSMPIFWLGLMEQWIFAIELGWLPTSGREDVRNPISPQTGFYILDTIMQGRFDQLGQVLRHLILPGIALATIPMAIIARMTRSSMLEVMRSDYIRTARAKGQKMFWVVYKHALKNAVIPVLTVIGLQMGLLLGGAILTETIFSWPGIGRYVYEAIQFRDYPVIQSGILIIAFIFVMINLIVDILYGLIDPRIKYD, encoded by the coding sequence GTGGTCAATTACATTGGTAGACGCTTATTACAATTAATCCCAGTTTTGCTCGGAATGACATTCGTAGTATTTATGATCATTCGTGCAATTCCCGGAGATCCTGCTCAAGTCATCTTAGGTCAATTGGCTTCTAAAGAAGCAGTCGAAGCATTACGAGCAAAGCTCGGATTAGATAATCCCTGGTATATTCAATATTTTGAATACCTCGGTGGTTTGTTCCAAGGGAACTTAGGGGAATCTTTGCGGACTTCTCAGCCTGTCGCTGATGAAGTTTGGCCATATCTTGCAGCAACATTTGAACTGGCCTTCTTTGCCATTTTAATTGCCGTTATCATTGGCGTAAATGCAGGAATCATCTCGGCTTGGTTCCAAAATTCATGGTTTGACTACACAGCTATGGTATTGGCTCTTGTTGGTGTCTCAATGCCGATTTTTTGGTTAGGTCTTATGGAACAATGGATTTTTGCTATTGAGCTTGGCTGGTTGCCAACTTCAGGTCGTGAGGACGTAAGAAATCCGATTAGTCCACAAACCGGTTTCTACATACTCGACACCATCATGCAAGGGCGATTTGACCAGTTGGGTCAAGTGTTGCGACATTTGATACTTCCAGGAATCGCACTAGCCACCATTCCAATGGCGATAATTGCTCGTATGACGCGCTCTAGCATGCTAGAAGTGATGCGCTCAGATTACATTCGTACAGCGCGTGCAAAAGGTCAAAAAATGTTCTGGGTTGTCTACAAACATGCCCTTAAAAATGCGGTTATTCCAGTGCTTACAGTCATTGGTCTTCAGATGGGACTTCTTCTTGGTGGTGCGATTTTAACTGAAACCATCTTTTCGTGGCCGGGTATCGGACGTTACGTTTACGAAGCCATTCAATTCCGTGACTACCCAGTGATTCAATCTGGTATCTTAATCATTGCATTTATTTTTGTCATGATTAACTTAATTGTTGATATCCTTTACGGATTGATTGATCCACGTATCAAGTATGACTAG
- a CDS encoding ABC transporter ATP-binding protein — translation MDVIKRYMQFVKPYNWQIAVTILIGIVKFAIPLFIPLLIKIVIDDIIGGDMAEEEKLRLLFYWLGGTALVFFIVRPPIEYYRQYLAQYVSNKILFDIREKLFDHLQKLSLKYYANTRAGEVISRVINDVEQTKNFVVIGLMNVWLDLATILIAIAIMLTLNVKLTLVTLIAFPFYAFSVKFFFGRLRDLTRQRSQALAGVQSYLHERVQGMSVIKTFTLESHEQKNFDEANGEFLDKAIDQTRWNAKAFAVVNTITDVAPLLVIAYAGYEAITGNLSVGTMAAFVAYIERLYGPLRRLVNSSTTLTQSIASMDRMFELMDEAYEVEDRPGAKKLERSRGELTFQNVYFQYEEEGTPVLRGIDFTIAAGQTTAFVGMSGGGKSTIISLLPRFYDVTGGAIRLDGQDIRDVTIESLRKQIGLVLQDTLLFSDSIKMNIAMGNPKASDEEIIEAAKAANAHEFIMGLPNGYDTTVGERGVKLSGGQKQRIAIARVFLKDPRILVLDEATSALDLESESLIQDSLERLARERTTLVVAHRLSTITHADQILVVEHGQITEKGTHQQLMAKKGAYYNLFQIQQLEN, via the coding sequence ATGGATGTTATAAAACGGTATATGCAATTTGTAAAACCTTATAACTGGCAGATTGCAGTGACGATATTAATTGGGATAGTAAAATTCGCGATTCCGCTCTTTATTCCCTTACTAATTAAAATTGTTATCGATGATATTATTGGCGGAGACATGGCTGAAGAAGAAAAGCTGCGGTTGTTGTTTTATTGGCTTGGTGGTACAGCGTTAGTATTCTTCATTGTGAGGCCACCTATTGAATATTACAGACAATATTTAGCTCAGTATGTAAGTAATAAAATATTGTTTGATATACGAGAAAAGCTTTTCGATCACCTTCAAAAATTAAGTCTTAAATATTATGCAAACACTCGAGCAGGAGAAGTCATCTCGCGTGTCATAAATGATGTGGAGCAAACTAAAAATTTCGTCGTTATCGGTTTAATGAATGTCTGGTTAGACTTGGCAACGATTCTTATTGCAATAGCAATTATGCTAACGCTTAATGTAAAGCTGACACTTGTGACGTTAATTGCATTTCCATTCTACGCGTTTAGTGTGAAGTTCTTCTTCGGAAGACTTCGAGACCTTACTCGTCAACGTTCTCAAGCGCTCGCGGGTGTGCAGAGTTATCTTCATGAACGTGTACAGGGTATGAGTGTAATTAAAACATTCACGCTGGAAAGTCATGAACAAAAGAATTTTGATGAAGCAAACGGTGAATTTTTAGATAAAGCAATTGACCAAACGAGATGGAATGCGAAGGCGTTCGCCGTAGTCAATACCATCACAGATGTTGCACCGTTATTGGTCATTGCCTATGCAGGATACGAAGCCATAACAGGTAATTTATCTGTTGGTACAATGGCAGCATTTGTTGCTTATATTGAACGTCTCTATGGCCCATTACGCCGTTTAGTGAATTCGTCCACTACCCTTACCCAGTCTATTGCTTCAATGGATAGAATGTTTGAATTGATGGATGAGGCATACGAGGTGGAAGATCGTCCTGGTGCTAAGAAGCTGGAGCGTTCAAGAGGAGAATTAACATTCCAAAACGTTTATTTTCAATACGAAGAAGAAGGTACACCTGTCTTACGTGGCATTGATTTTACAATTGCTGCTGGGCAGACCACTGCTTTTGTTGGGATGAGTGGAGGCGGTAAATCCACTATTATTAGTTTATTACCTCGTTTTTATGATGTGACAGGTGGTGCAATTCGTCTTGACGGTCAAGATATTCGTGACGTCACTATTGAATCGCTTCGCAAGCAAATTGGCCTTGTTTTACAAGATACACTGTTGTTTAGTGACTCCATTAAAATGAATATCGCAATGGGGAATCCAAAAGCATCTGACGAGGAAATTATAGAGGCCGCTAAAGCTGCTAATGCACATGAATTTATCATGGGGTTACCAAACGGCTACGATACAACTGTAGGTGAACGCGGAGTGAAGTTGTCTGGAGGTCAAAAGCAACGCATTGCCATCGCTCGAGTATTTTTAAAAGACCCAAGAATACTAGTGTTAGATGAAGCTACTTCAGCACTTGATTTAGAAAGTGAATCCTTAATTCAAGATTCATTAGAGCGTCTTGCTCGTGAACGAACAACCCTAGTTGTGGCACACCGATTATCTACAATAACTCATGCTGATCAAATTTTAGTTGTAGAGCATGGTCAAATTACGGAAAAAGGAACCCATCAGCAACTAATGGCGAAAAAAGGCGCCTATTATAACCTCTTCCAAATACAACAACTTGAAAATTAA
- a CDS encoding dipeptide ABC transporter ATP-binding protein yields MTEPLLKVEGLKKYFPVKNGLFGKTTGQVKAVDDVSFYVNEGETLGIVGESGCGKSTTGRMLMRLLEPTEGKVTFNGQELTKLSPQEMRKARREIQMVFQDPYASLNPRHTVEKILMEPLIVHNIGDTQSRKKMVREFLEIVGLSSYHAKRYPHQFSGGQRQRIGIARALMTNPKLIIADEPVSALDVSIQAQVLNLMQKLQRELKLTYIFIAHDLGVVRHISDRVGVMYLGKMVELASSENLYAEPLHPYTKALLSAVPVPDPHFTREEILLDGDIPSPSNPPSGCTFHTRCPFAMDRCKQDVPQLEEIKPGHYVSCHLYDADMIDKKIVEGS; encoded by the coding sequence ATGACAGAGCCGTTGTTGAAAGTTGAAGGATTAAAAAAATACTTCCCAGTGAAGAATGGCCTTTTCGGCAAAACCACTGGACAAGTAAAAGCAGTCGACGATGTTTCTTTTTATGTTAACGAAGGTGAAACTCTTGGCATTGTAGGTGAATCGGGTTGTGGTAAATCAACAACCGGTAGAATGCTAATGCGATTATTAGAGCCAACTGAAGGCAAAGTAACTTTTAATGGGCAAGAGTTAACAAAACTCTCCCCACAAGAGATGCGTAAAGCCAGACGTGAAATTCAAATGGTCTTCCAAGATCCTTATGCATCCTTGAACCCTCGGCATACTGTCGAGAAGATTTTAATGGAACCTCTCATTGTTCACAATATTGGGGATACACAGTCACGCAAGAAGATGGTTCGTGAGTTTTTAGAAATAGTTGGGTTAAGTAGCTATCATGCAAAGCGTTATCCCCATCAGTTTAGTGGAGGCCAACGCCAAAGAATTGGTATTGCACGTGCCCTCATGACGAATCCAAAACTAATCATTGCGGATGAGCCGGTATCTGCACTTGATGTATCTATTCAAGCGCAAGTCCTTAACTTGATGCAGAAGTTACAACGTGAGCTAAAACTCACTTATATTTTTATTGCTCACGATCTAGGTGTTGTAAGGCATATCAGTGATAGAGTTGGCGTTATGTATTTGGGAAAAATGGTGGAACTTGCGTCGAGTGAGAATCTTTACGCAGAACCACTCCATCCATATACGAAAGCGCTACTATCTGCAGTACCAGTGCCCGATCCGCATTTCACACGGGAAGAAATTTTGTTGGATGGCGATATTCCAAGTCCTTCAAACCCACCAAGCGGATGCACGTTCCATACACGCTGTCCATTTGCAATGGACCGCTGTAAGCAAGATGTTCCTCAACTAGAGGAAATTAAACCAGGTCATTATGTATCGTGTCATCTCTATGATGCGGACATGATAGATAAAAAAATCGTGGAGGGGTCTTAA
- a CDS encoding DUF402 domain-containing protein, producing MTIPLEGEMIQIHSYKHSGNIHRVWHETMVLKGTKNIVIAANDRTLVTESDGRTWVTREPSICYYHAEYWFNIICMLREDGVYYYINLSSPFVYEDRMLKYIDYDLDMKVFPDQSYTLLDEDEYEQHRKEMNYPDEIDIILKRTIQTLKQWIQQKKGPFAPDFIDAWTARYQLHKDIRKPD from the coding sequence ATGACCATTCCGTTGGAAGGAGAAATGATCCAAATTCACAGCTATAAGCACAGTGGAAACATACATCGTGTATGGCATGAAACGATGGTGCTGAAAGGGACAAAGAATATTGTCATAGCTGCAAATGATCGTACATTAGTGACCGAGTCTGATGGTAGGACGTGGGTGACGCGTGAACCGTCCATCTGCTATTACCATGCCGAGTATTGGTTTAATATTATTTGTATGCTGCGTGAGGATGGAGTCTATTACTACATTAATTTGAGCTCACCATTTGTCTATGAAGATCGGATGTTGAAATATATCGATTATGACCTCGATATGAAAGTTTTCCCTGATCAGTCCTACACATTGTTGGATGAAGATGAATATGAGCAGCACAGAAAAGAAATGAATTATCCCGATGAAATTGATATTATTTTAAAACGAACGATCCAGACATTGAAGCAATGGATCCAACAGAAAAAAGGTCCTTTTGCGCCAGATTTTATTGATGCATGGACAGCTCGTTATCAACTGCATAAGGATATACGCAAGCCCGACTAA
- the nikC gene encoding nickel transporter permease, whose protein sequence is MERETGPWRDAWKSFRKNKIALVGSVIVFFFILLAIFGPWIAPEGINDQKLTERLKAPSSEYWFGTDDFGRDIFSRVILGARISLGVGFFSVIGSVIVGSALGIIAGYYGKWVDTIISRIFDIMLAFPSILLAIAVVSVLGPSLVNALIAIAIINIPNFGRLIRSKVLTVKQEEYITSAKAIGMKDFRILISHILPNSLAPVIVAGTLAIASAIIEAAALGFLGLGAQAPAPEWGKMLADARNYLRNAPWTMIFPGVAIMLTVLGFNLMGDGLRDALDPKMKT, encoded by the coding sequence ATGGAGCGTGAAACGGGCCCGTGGCGAGATGCCTGGAAAAGCTTCCGTAAAAATAAGATTGCACTTGTAGGAAGTGTGATTGTATTTTTCTTCATCTTATTAGCGATTTTTGGTCCATGGATCGCTCCAGAAGGAATTAATGATCAAAAATTGACAGAACGTTTGAAAGCTCCTTCTAGTGAATATTGGTTTGGAACAGATGACTTTGGACGGGATATTTTCTCGCGTGTTATTTTAGGAGCTCGTATTTCTCTTGGCGTTGGATTCTTTTCTGTAATTGGTTCAGTAATTGTGGGAAGCGCACTGGGTATTATCGCGGGGTATTACGGGAAATGGGTAGATACCATCATCTCGCGTATCTTTGATATCATGCTGGCATTCCCAAGTATCCTACTTGCCATCGCAGTAGTATCGGTTTTAGGACCATCACTTGTAAATGCTTTGATTGCCATTGCTATTATCAATATTCCGAACTTCGGACGTTTGATTCGCTCAAAAGTGTTAACGGTGAAGCAAGAAGAATACATTACTTCAGCTAAAGCAATAGGAATGAAGGATTTCAGAATACTAATCTCACATATTCTGCCGAATTCACTAGCGCCCGTAATCGTTGCGGGGACACTTGCTATCGCTTCAGCGATTATCGAAGCAGCAGCTCTTGGCTTCTTAGGTCTAGGTGCACAAGCGCCAGCTCCTGAGTGGGGAAAAATGCTAGCAGATGCTCGAAATTATTTACGAAATGCTCCTTGGACGATGATTTTCCCAGGTGTCGCGATTATGTTGACCGTACTAGGGTTCAACTTAATGGGTGATGGCCTTCGAGATGCACTCGATCCAAAAATGAAGACATAA
- a CDS encoding aromatic acid exporter family protein → MKVGARVLKTGIAIALALFIADWLSLPEPIFAGIAAIFAVQPSIYRSYMTVFEQIQSNLLGAAFAVVFAMIFGNSYFMVGLTTILAIVLMLKLKLQKTIPLALVTIIAIMEIQGDDFLLAAMFRIFTIGTGVLSAFAVNLVFIPPKYETRLFTKISTTQDDIIRWIRIGIRHAADHQALKQAVTSIEEQLVKTDQLFLLFKEERGYTKKAKYAKGRKLVIYRELIATSYKSLYVIRRLYAYEHDIIQLPDHFHMMIQERLDTLLTYHEHLHLKFIGKLKPDQFDWITNDHFIKRHEVMEIFMTQIYETKREEDFSTYHLLHLLSAILTYEEHLEHLDTLITSYQTYHGEEIDVKVEV, encoded by the coding sequence ATGAAGGTAGGTGCACGTGTACTCAAAACAGGGATTGCGATAGCCCTTGCCTTATTTATTGCGGACTGGCTCTCTCTACCTGAACCGATTTTTGCAGGGATTGCCGCAATTTTCGCTGTTCAACCTTCAATTTATCGTTCTTATATGACCGTTTTTGAACAAATTCAATCCAATTTATTAGGTGCTGCATTTGCAGTGGTATTTGCGATGATTTTCGGTAATTCCTACTTCATGGTTGGTTTAACTACTATACTTGCAATCGTACTTATGCTAAAACTTAAGCTTCAAAAAACAATACCGCTTGCTCTTGTTACAATCATCGCAATCATGGAGATCCAAGGGGATGATTTCTTACTGGCTGCCATGTTCCGAATATTTACGATTGGTACCGGTGTATTGTCAGCATTCGCTGTCAATCTCGTCTTCATTCCACCCAAATACGAAACGCGTCTATTCACAAAAATTAGTACAACTCAGGATGACATTATTCGCTGGATTCGCATTGGGATTCGCCATGCGGCCGATCATCAAGCACTGAAACAAGCTGTCACTTCAATTGAGGAGCAACTCGTAAAAACCGATCAGCTTTTTCTACTTTTCAAAGAAGAGCGTGGATACACGAAGAAGGCCAAATATGCTAAAGGACGTAAATTAGTAATTTATAGAGAGCTTATCGCAACTTCTTACAAAAGCCTTTACGTGATTCGCCGTTTATACGCTTATGAACACGACATCATCCAACTTCCCGATCACTTTCATATGATGATCCAGGAAAGGTTAGATACATTGCTCACTTATCATGAGCATCTTCATTTAAAATTTATAGGCAAGTTGAAGCCTGATCAATTTGACTGGATTACTAATGACCATTTCATTAAGCGTCACGAAGTCATGGAGATTTTCATGACACAAATCTACGAAACTAAGCGAGAAGAGGATTTTTCAACTTATCATTTGTTGCATTTGTTATCTGCAATCTTGACCTATGAAGAGCATTTGGAACATTTGGATACGTTGATTACTTCCTATCAGACTTACCATGGAGAAGAAATTGATGTGAAAGTAGAAGTATAG
- a CDS encoding ABC transporter ATP-binding protein, with protein sequence MTNRKAVLEVKNLQTSFFTDDGVIPSVDFVDFEVREGEILGIVGESGSGKSVTSLSVMGLIPSPPGKITSGEILYNGNDITKYNEKQMRSIRGNEIAMIFQEPMTSLNPLFTIGSQLSEAVLLHKKGWSKKQAQARSVEMLKLVGLPRAEELMKDYPHQLSGGMRQRVMIAMALVCDPKVLIADEPTTALDVTIQAQILKLMKDLNTRLNTAILLITHDLGVVAETCERVVVMYAGKIVEEGPVERIFSNPQHPYTKGLLASVPDMRFKKQSLYSIPGSVPKPGSIKEGCRFAARCSEVFGRCTVESPPLYQTALDYKTRCFLYDTEEVIAHDRAVVES encoded by the coding sequence ATGACAAATCGCAAAGCAGTTCTAGAGGTTAAAAACCTTCAGACATCTTTCTTCACAGATGACGGTGTCATCCCTTCTGTTGACTTCGTGGATTTTGAAGTTCGAGAAGGAGAAATTCTAGGAATTGTCGGTGAATCAGGTAGCGGTAAAAGTGTAACATCTTTATCTGTTATGGGATTAATTCCATCACCACCCGGGAAAATCACATCTGGTGAAATTTTATACAATGGAAACGATATAACGAAATATAATGAAAAACAGATGCGAAGCATACGTGGTAATGAAATCGCAATGATTTTCCAAGAGCCTATGACATCGCTTAACCCGTTATTCACAATTGGTAGTCAGTTATCAGAAGCCGTACTCTTACATAAAAAAGGATGGTCAAAAAAACAAGCACAAGCACGTTCAGTAGAAATGCTCAAACTTGTTGGACTTCCTCGAGCTGAAGAGCTCATGAAAGACTACCCACACCAACTATCAGGTGGTATGAGGCAACGTGTCATGATTGCTATGGCTTTGGTTTGTGATCCGAAAGTGTTGATTGCAGATGAACCTACTACAGCACTTGATGTGACGATTCAAGCGCAAATATTAAAGTTGATGAAAGACTTGAACACACGGTTGAATACAGCCATTCTTCTTATTACGCATGACCTTGGTGTTGTGGCTGAAACATGTGAACGCGTAGTAGTGATGTACGCTGGGAAAATTGTAGAAGAAGGTCCAGTTGAACGGATTTTCTCAAACCCCCAACATCCGTACACGAAAGGTTTACTTGCATCAGTCCCTGACATGCGCTTCAAAAAGCAATCCCTTTATTCCATTCCTGGTAGTGTGCCGAAGCCAGGTTCTATCAAAGAAGGATGTCGTTTTGCCGCTCGCTGCTCAGAAGTATTTGGCCGCTGTACAGTTGAATCGCCTCCGCTCTACCAGACAGCGCTAGACTATAAGACGCGCTGTTTCTTATATGACACGGAGGAGGTAATCGCTCATGACAGAGCCGTTGTTGAAAGTTGA
- a CDS encoding ABC transporter substrate-binding protein, translating into MRNKKIWSFLLFFGLVLMLFLGACSSENEGSEGTDEGGDTEGTAEESGEPKVLIFGRGGDSVNLDPIAVTDGESFKVTQNVFETLVNFGEQDTTINPGLAKEWTVSEDGLSYTFMLEEGVKFHDGTDFNADAVVANFDRWSSGTADKYYYYKSMFGGFGDEEGHVIESVTADDEFTVTFTLKRPQAPFLKNIAMSPFGMGSPTAFEAAGDAFGDNPVGTGPFKFVEWKRNDSITIEKFEDYWQEGFPKLDRVVFRAIPDNSARLNALLTGEIDLADGVNPSDSSSIEGDAALQLFERPSMNVGYLGLTNTRPPFDNVLVRQAMNHAIDKQAIVDAFFEGRAEVAVNPMPPSISGYNDQIEGYDYNPERAKELLAEAGLPDGFEMELWAMPVPRPYMPDGMKVAEVMQKNLADVGITAEIVSFEWATYLEKARNGEADAFMLGWTGDNGDADNFLYVLLDGDNIGSNNYSYYDSEELHELLIAAQSEVDETKRNELYMQAQEIIHEDAPWVPLAHSTPLLAGKAELTGFTPHPTGSDKLHNVDFE; encoded by the coding sequence ATGAGAAACAAGAAAATTTGGTCATTCCTGTTATTTTTCGGCTTGGTTCTTATGTTGTTCTTGGGTGCTTGTAGCTCAGAAAACGAAGGGTCAGAAGGTACAGACGAAGGCGGCGACACAGAAGGTACTGCTGAAGAATCAGGAGAACCAAAAGTATTGATCTTTGGACGTGGTGGAGATTCAGTAAACCTAGATCCAATCGCAGTAACAGATGGTGAATCTTTCAAAGTAACTCAAAACGTTTTTGAAACGCTTGTAAACTTTGGTGAACAAGATACAACAATCAATCCAGGTCTTGCAAAAGAATGGACAGTTTCAGAAGATGGCCTAAGCTACACATTCATGCTTGAAGAAGGCGTTAAGTTCCACGATGGAACAGACTTCAATGCTGATGCAGTAGTAGCTAACTTTGATCGCTGGTCTTCAGGTACTGCAGACAAATATTACTACTACAAATCAATGTTTGGTGGATTTGGTGATGAAGAAGGACACGTTATCGAATCTGTAACAGCTGACGATGAGTTCACAGTTACATTTACACTAAAACGCCCTCAAGCACCATTCTTAAAGAACATTGCTATGAGCCCATTCGGTATGGGTTCACCAACAGCTTTTGAAGCAGCTGGTGATGCGTTTGGTGATAACCCAGTTGGAACAGGTCCATTCAAGTTTGTTGAGTGGAAGCGTAACGACTCTATTACAATCGAGAAATTTGAAGACTACTGGCAAGAAGGGTTCCCGAAACTTGATCGCGTTGTGTTCCGCGCAATTCCGGATAACTCAGCTCGCTTAAATGCATTACTAACAGGTGAAATTGATTTAGCAGATGGCGTTAATCCTTCTGATTCATCTTCAATCGAAGGCGATGCAGCTCTACAATTATTCGAGCGTCCATCAATGAACGTTGGCTACCTTGGTTTAACTAACACGCGCCCGCCGTTTGATAATGTATTAGTTCGTCAAGCGATGAACCATGCAATTGACAAACAAGCTATCGTGGATGCATTCTTCGAAGGTCGTGCAGAAGTGGCGGTTAACCCAATGCCACCAAGTATCTCTGGATACAACGATCAAATCGAAGGCTATGACTACAACCCTGAACGTGCAAAAGAGCTACTTGCTGAAGCAGGTCTACCAGACGGATTTGAAATGGAACTATGGGCAATGCCTGTACCACGTCCATATATGCCAGATGGTATGAAAGTTGCTGAAGTTATGCAGAAAAACTTAGCTGACGTTGGAATTACTGCAGAAATCGTGTCATTCGAGTGGGCAACATATCTTGAAAAAGCTCGTAACGGAGAAGCAGATGCGTTCATGTTAGGTTGGACGGGTGACAATGGTGACGCTGATAACTTCCTATACGTACTTCTTGATGGAGACAACATCGGAAGCAATAACTACTCATACTATGACAGCGAAGAATTACATGAACTTTTAATCGCAGCACAATCTGAAGTTGATGAGACAAAACGTAACGAGTTGTACATGCAAGCACAAGAAATCATCCATGAGGATGCTCCTTGGGTTCCACTTGCTCACTCTACACCGTTATTAGCAGGTAAAGCTGAACTTACTGGGTTTACACCACACCCAACTGGTTCTGACAAACTGCACAATGTTGACTTCGAATAA